Within the Magnetospirillum sp. genome, the region TCCCGATCCAAGCGGCATTTTTGCTGTCGCGACCTGAGGCCGATTTTTCGGGCGGCGCGTTCGTGCTGGTCGAACAGCGCCCGCGCCAGCAGAGCCGCGCGCATGTGGTCCCACTTGCGCAAGGGGCATGCGTGCTGTTTGCGGTGAACGAACGCCCGGCGACCGGCACACGCGGCATTCATCGCGTGAAGTTGCGCCACGGTGTCGCCGAGATAAGCAGCGGCCAACGCCACACGCTGGGCGTGATCCTGCACGACGCGGCGTAAAGCGTTATGTGCCGCAGAAGGTCGCTTCGACGATCTCGTGCGGCAAAGGCGGGGCGGCATAGCGTGCGGCATGGACTTGCGGCGCATAGGGTGCCGTGACCACGCGCAGCAATGCATCGAGCGGTTCGAGATCGCCGTTGATCTCGGCCGCCGCCAGCGCTTCTCCGACGAGATGGTTGCGCGGGATGTAGAGCGGATTGCCCGCATCCATGCTGGCGCGCACATCGGCCAAGCCCCGGCCTTCGGCGGCGAGGCGTTTGCGCCATTCGCCGACCCACGCTTCAAGCCCTTCGGGAACCGGCCCGCCGCCAAGATGGGCTGCCAGATGCCGGAAGGTCAGCGTGAAATCGGCTTTATGGTTGGCCATCGCAGCCAACAGCCCGTCGATCAGCGACGCGTCGTCGGGCAGCGCCGTTGCGAGGCCGATCTTGGCGCGCATGCGCGCGAGATACGCGTCTTCGAACAGGCCCGCAAACGCGTCGATCGCGGCTTGGGCGCTAGCAACTGCCGCGTCTTCGTCCTCGCCCAAGAGTGGGGCCAAAGCTTGCGCCAATCGCGCCATGTTCCAATGCGCGATGCGCGGCTGGTTGGCGTAGGCGTAGCGGCCCTGATGGTCGATCGAGCTGAACACGGTCGCGGGATGGTAGTCGTCCATGAAGGCGCACGGGCCGTAATCGATCGTCTCGCCGGCGATCGACATATTGTCGGTGTTCATCACGCCGTGGATGAAACCCACCGCCATCCAGCGCGCGATGAGGTCGGCAGTGCGCGCGACGACGCCGTCCAGAAACGCGCGATAGGGCTGGGCCGCGTTCGCCGCAGCCGGATCGTGGCGTTGGATTGCGTAGTCGGCGAGCGCTTTGACCGCCTCGCCGTCGCCGCGTGCCGCAAAAAACTCGAACGTACCTACGCGGATATGGCTCTTGGCGACGCGTGCCAGCACCGCCCCCGGCAGGATCTGTTCGCGAAACACGCGCTCGCCCGTCGCCACAGCCGCAAGCGTGCGCGTGGTGGGGATGCCCAAAGCCGCCATGGCTTCGCTCACCACATATTCGCGCAAGACCGGCCCCATTGCCGCACGTCCGTCGCCGCCGCGCGAATAGGGCGTGCGGCCCGAGCCTTTCAAATGCAGATCGTAGCGCTGCCCATCGGGCGCTTTGAATTCGCCGACCAGCAACGCGCGTCCGTCGCCGAGCTGCGGCGAGAAATGCCCGAACTGATGGCCCGCATAGACGAGAGCCATCGACGCGGCCCCCTCGGGCATCGCGGCCCCGGCAAGCATCGCGACCCCGGCAGGGCTTGCAAGCCACTCGGGATCGAGCCCGAGTTTCAGCGCTAACGGCATGTTGAGGCGCAAGAGCTTAGGGGCCGCCACACGCGCAGGGTCCATGCGCGTGTAGAAACGTTCGGGTAGACGGGCGTAGCTGTTGTCGAAAGCAAGCATGGATCGAGTTTGCCCGAGCTGTCGGCAAAACGCCAAGGGGTCTCTCGCGGGCTAGCCCGCTTCAAAAGCCTTGGCCGTTCGGATAGTTTTGTCGATCTTCGCGAAAGGGAAAACGATGCGGAACTACCCCGAAACGCGCGCACCGGCCGATGCAGACGCGCGCCGCGCCATCGCACCTGTGGTCTGCTATCCGGTCGAAACCTTGCCGCAGCCCGACATGGCGCTCTATCACGCGGCACGGGCCGCGCTCGAGACCGTCGAGACGCGGCGCATCGAACCAAGGCAAGGCGGTTGCTTCAAAGTGCCGGCCGGCCATTTCTTCCGCATCCGCAGCGTCGAGGGGCCGCAGGTCGGCGATCTCAATCTGTGGAGTGCAGCCGACCTCGCCGAGCGCTTCTATTCCGGCAAGACGCGCGCCTTGCACGCCACGCATCTCAGCACCGGCGACCGGCTGTGGTCGTGCTTTCCCTATCTACGGCCCATGGCCACGATCACGCACGATACGCTCGACTGGTACGGTGTGGACGACTATGGCGGACGCATCCACGACGTGATCGGCACGCGCTGCGATCCCTACACGCACAATCTTCTGTCGGGCGGCGGCCAGTATCACCATTGCTGCCATTCCAATCTCAGTCGAGCGCTTGCGGCACTGCTGCAAAAGCCCGTGCGCGACGTCGAAAACCACGTGCACGACGTTTTCAATGTGTTCATGTGCACGGGCTTCGCGAGAGACACCGGTCAGTATTTCACCAAAGCAACGCCGGTACGGCCGGGCGACTTCATCGAGTTTTTCGCTGAGATCGATCTGATCGGCGCGCTCTCGGCATGCCCTGGCGGCGATTGTTCGACCGTGCAGGCCTGCGGCGAGGCCGCGTGCCATCCGCTCGATGTGGAAATTTTGCGCCCCGTGCCAGATGCTTTGCGGGGCTGGATACCGCCTGCGGCAAACGGCTACGCGCGCGATCATGCGTCTTAGCCGTTTTGCGTCGCGAATCGCAAAGTGTCCTTGCGGGGGTGCCCGCTTCCCGGCAGAGTTTCGGCCCCATACCCCCCCCGAACGGAGGACCTTGGCCATGACAACCGACATTCTCGACGTCGCCGCCGCGCAGGCAAAGCCCGCGGCGTTGACGCAAGCCGACATCGACAGCCGCATTTTCGAACTCTACGACGAGTACTGCCATGGCGGCATCGACCGACGCACCTTCCTGCAGCGCGCTGCGGTCGTGACCGTTGGCGGGCTTGCAATGGCGCAGGCTTTGTTCCCGCGCTACGCCGATGCGCAGACGATCTCGTTCACCGATCCGCGCATCAAGGCAAGCTACGTGACCTATCCTTCGCCCGGCGGCTCGTCGGGCACGATGCGCGGCTATCTCGTGCAGCCGACCGGAGCCGGCCCTTTCCCGAGCGTGCTGGTGATCCACGAAAATCGTGGCCTCAATCCCTATATCGAAGACGTGGCGCGCCGTGCGGCGGCCGACGGGTTCCTCGCCCTCGCCCCGGACGGGCTTTCGCCGGTCGGCGGCTATCCCGGCAACGACGACGACGGCCGCACGCTGCAAGCGAGCCTCGATCCGGCCAAGCTGCGCACCGACATGCTGAACAGTGCGCGCTTCGTGAAGGCGCACGCGCTTTCCAACCGCAAACTCGGCGTCACGGGCTTCTGCTGGGGCGGCGGGGCGACCAACTTCCTCGCGGCCACAATGGGCGCCGACATGCAGGCGGCCGTACCCTATTACGGGGCTGCCCCCGAAACGTCGTCGGTCGCGTCGATCAAGGCGGCGGTCCAGGTGCACAATGCCGAGAACGATCCGGGCATCAACAATCTGTGGCCGGGCTACGAGGCAGCACTGAAGGCGGCCGGCGTTTCGTACGAGCACCATTCCTATCCGGGCACGATGCACGGCTTCCACAACAACTCCACACCGCGCTTCAACGAAGCGATGGCGAAGCTCGCCTGGGACCGCACCGTGGCGCATTTCAAGAAGCACCTCGCCTGACGAAACGCCGGAAGGCTTCGAGAGGGGGGGCGTCTGCGGGCGCCCCCTTTTTTTCAGCCGGGGCTGAAAATCGGGAAACTCACGCCGACCGCCCAGGCGAGGACGAGACCGAGCGCAAGACCTGTCGCACCCGGCGACTGCGTGCGCCGCCCGACCCAGCCCGCCATCGTTCCGAACACGGCGAAGAACAGCACGATGACCGGAATAATGATGAGCAGGAAAAACAGGCGCTCGAAATCGAGCGCCACCGCGGCACCCAGCGACGCCAGAAACGCAAGCCGTGCCGCGACGACCCGCCACACGCGCGCGCGTCCGCCTTCGGTCGCAAGGCTGTCGGCAAGCATATAAGGGATCGCACCAACAGCGATCGCCGCAACGATCGGCAGGCGTTCGGCATTCGGCATGAACGAGGCTGCGTAGCGGTCGAGCGCGCCCCCGAAAACAAAAATGCCGTAGGCGGCAAAAGCAGTAGCCGCCGCCCACGCGACGTGCCCGATGCGCACGCCGTTCCACGCCAGGATCGCCAAAGACAGAAGCCCGTACACAAACAGATGCACGGCCAGATAATCGGCCACGAGCACAGGCAGGAAACGCGTGTCGAACAGCGTGAGCAGCGGCGGTGTGGCCACCGCCGGCGCGAAGATCGCGACGAGAAACACGCGCAACTTCACAGCTTCGGCATGCCGCTCACGTCGTGGCAGCAAACTTGCCAAGGGCCAGGCCAGCAACACGAGCCCCGCCATTAGCAGCAGGATCGGGAGGCCTGTGGCGGCGACGGGCCCAGCGCTCGTACGGCCGAAAACGGCATCGAGCCAGTCGCGCGACTCCTGCAACGCCGCCGCCGAATAAAGCACGCCGACATGCTCGACATTCGGCGCTGATGCCGCACGCCGACCGCTGCCAGAGGCCGGATCGCCGGTCGTTGTCCCTTCCGCCGCCGTCGGATCGGCGAGCTTGGCATTGGCAAGCGCATTGGCGCGCAGAAAGCCTTCGAATTCGCCCGAGACCATTAGGAGATTGCGCGGTTCGCTCGGCGTGACGGCTTCAGAGAACATCGAGATCGCGACCGTGGCGCGCACACGCGGATCTTCGAGCGCCAGGCGCACGATGATGTCCGACGCCATCGAATGGCCGAGCAGGGCCACGCGCCCATCGACGAAGGGCAAAGCAAGGGCAGCATCGACCACGCGGCCGGTTTCGCGCATCAGCAATTGCGTGGTGCCGTCGATGCGCGACACGTCGCCCGACATCGGCACGGGATTGCGGCCGTGCCCTTCGAAATCGAATGACACCGCGACATAGCCGGCCTTTGCAAGCGTCAGCGCGTAGGCCTCCATCAATTGCCGCGAGCCCGCAAAGCCGTGCGCGATGACGACAACAGGCGCCGGGGCCGCATCGGCCTGCCGATAGACCGTCGCGGGCGTGGTGCCGACGGCAAGCGGCGTTATCGCCAGGCCCAAACGCGCGGCTTCGAGGTGCCAGACGCCCGTGCCGCACAGCACGAGCCCCACGATCGCCGCCGCCAAGTGCCGCAAGCGCATGGCTTTCAAACCGCGACTGCGCTCGCCATCATGCCAAGCACGTAGAGCGGCACGCCGAAGCCGCTATACCAATAGGCTTGGCCGACCGGATCACGCAGCAGCCGCTGCATCATCAATATCTGCCCGCCGAGCAGCGCGATCACGATCGAGGCCTCGATCGGCCGCCCCCAGCTCAACAGCATCAAGATTACGACGATCTGCGGCAGCGCCATGATGGCGCACGCTGCCATGGCGGCACGCGTCGGTCCCAGCATTACAGGCAGCGAGTTGATGCCCATCTCTCGGTCGCCCTTGATGGCTTTGAAGTCGTTGAGCGTCATGATGCCGTGCGCACCGGCTCCGTAGAGCAGTGCCAGCGCCAGGATCTCGGGTTTCGGCAAGGCGCCGCCGAGCATCGCGGCCGCCCCTGTGATCCAGGCAAGGCTTTCGTAGGAAAAGCCGCATGCGGCATTGCCGAGCCAGCCATTGCGCTTCAAGCGCAGCGGCGGGGCACTATAGGCCCACGCGAAGAAGAGACCTGCCACCGTCGCGATGACCACCCAGGTGCCGAGGGTTGCCGCCACAAGCAGCGACAGCACCGACCAGATACCCGCGATATAGAGCCCCCATTTGCCCGGAATGCGGCCTGACGGGATCGGCCGGTGCGGCTCATTGATCGCGTCGACGTCACGGTCGTACCAATCGTTGATGGCCTGGCTCATGGCGCAGACGAGCGGCCCTGCGAGCACGATGCCGGCGAGGGCGATGTACCAATTCGCCAGAATCGGCGCGCCCGACGACACGACGCCGCACGTGAACGCCCACATCGGCGGAAACCACGTGATCGGCTTCAGCAGCTCGAGCACGGC harbors:
- a CDS encoding YdiU family protein, giving the protein MLAFDNSYARLPERFYTRMDPARVAAPKLLRLNMPLALKLGLDPEWLASPAGVAMLAGAAMPEGAASMALVYAGHQFGHFSPQLGDGRALLVGEFKAPDGQRYDLHLKGSGRTPYSRGGDGRAAMGPVLREYVVSEAMAALGIPTTRTLAAVATGERVFREQILPGAVLARVAKSHIRVGTFEFFAARGDGEAVKALADYAIQRHDPAAANAAQPYRAFLDGVVARTADLIARWMAVGFIHGVMNTDNMSIAGETIDYGPCAFMDDYHPATVFSSIDHQGRYAYANQPRIAHWNMARLAQALAPLLGEDEDAAVASAQAAIDAFAGLFEDAYLARMRAKIGLATALPDDASLIDGLLAAMANHKADFTLTFRHLAAHLGGGPVPEGLEAWVGEWRKRLAAEGRGLADVRASMDAGNPLYIPRNHLVGEALAAAEINGDLEPLDALLRVVTAPYAPQVHAARYAAPPLPHEIVEATFCGT
- a CDS encoding DUF1989 domain-containing protein; translation: MRNYPETRAPADADARRAIAPVVCYPVETLPQPDMALYHAARAALETVETRRIEPRQGGCFKVPAGHFFRIRSVEGPQVGDLNLWSAADLAERFYSGKTRALHATHLSTGDRLWSCFPYLRPMATITHDTLDWYGVDDYGGRIHDVIGTRCDPYTHNLLSGGGQYHHCCHSNLSRALAALLQKPVRDVENHVHDVFNVFMCTGFARDTGQYFTKATPVRPGDFIEFFAEIDLIGALSACPGGDCSTVQACGEAACHPLDVEILRPVPDALRGWIPPAANGYARDHAS
- a CDS encoding dienelactone hydrolase family protein; amino-acid sequence: MTTDILDVAAAQAKPAALTQADIDSRIFELYDEYCHGGIDRRTFLQRAAVVTVGGLAMAQALFPRYADAQTISFTDPRIKASYVTYPSPGGSSGTMRGYLVQPTGAGPFPSVLVIHENRGLNPYIEDVARRAAADGFLALAPDGLSPVGGYPGNDDDGRTLQASLDPAKLRTDMLNSARFVKAHALSNRKLGVTGFCWGGGATNFLAATMGADMQAAVPYYGAAPETSSVASIKAAVQVHNAENDPGINNLWPGYEAALKAAGVSYEHHSYPGTMHGFHNNSTPRFNEAMAKLAWDRTVAHFKKHLA
- a CDS encoding alpha/beta fold hydrolase; protein product: MRLRHLAAAIVGLVLCGTGVWHLEAARLGLAITPLAVGTTPATVYRQADAAPAPVVVIAHGFAGSRQLMEAYALTLAKAGYVAVSFDFEGHGRNPVPMSGDVSRIDGTTQLLMRETGRVVDAALALPFVDGRVALLGHSMASDIIVRLALEDPRVRATVAISMFSEAVTPSEPRNLLMVSGEFEGFLRANALANAKLADPTAAEGTTTGDPASGSGRRAASAPNVEHVGVLYSAAALQESRDWLDAVFGRTSAGPVAATGLPILLLMAGLVLLAWPLASLLPRRERHAEAVKLRVFLVAIFAPAVATPPLLTLFDTRFLPVLVADYLAVHLFVYGLLSLAILAWNGVRIGHVAWAAATAFAAYGIFVFGGALDRYAASFMPNAERLPIVAAIAVGAIPYMLADSLATEGGRARVWRVVAARLAFLASLGAAVALDFERLFFLLIIIPVIVLFFAVFGTMAGWVGRRTQSPGATGLALGLVLAWAVGVSFPIFSPG
- the chlG gene encoding chlorophyll synthase ChlG; its protein translation is MPNATAQRPTYPAPSAVLELLKPITWFPPMWAFTCGVVSSGAPILANWYIALAGIVLAGPLVCAMSQAINDWYDRDVDAINEPHRPIPSGRIPGKWGLYIAGIWSVLSLLVAATLGTWVVIATVAGLFFAWAYSAPPLRLKRNGWLGNAACGFSYESLAWITGAAAMLGGALPKPEILALALLYGAGAHGIMTLNDFKAIKGDREMGINSLPVMLGPTRAAMAACAIMALPQIVVILMLLSWGRPIEASIVIALLGGQILMMQRLLRDPVGQAYWYSGFGVPLYVLGMMASAVAV